The following coding sequences are from one Streptomyces venezuelae window:
- a CDS encoding GntR family transcriptional regulator: protein MDLRLGVDRSSPVPLYFQLAQQLEAAIERGALTPGSLLGNEIELAGRLGLSRPTVRQAIQSLVDKGLLVRRRGVGTQVVHSQVKRPLELSSLYDDLEAAGQRPETRVLRAALEPATAEVAAALGVAEGDEVHLVERLRLAHGEPMAHLRNHLPTGLLDLDPARLEATGLYRLMRAAGLTLHSARQSVGARAATADEAELLTEPMGAPLLTMRRTTFDDTGRAVEFGSHVYRASRYSFEFQLLVRP, encoded by the coding sequence GTGGACCTCCGGCTCGGCGTCGACCGCAGCAGTCCCGTCCCGCTCTACTTCCAGCTCGCCCAGCAGCTGGAAGCGGCGATCGAGCGGGGCGCCCTGACGCCCGGCAGCCTCCTCGGCAACGAGATCGAGCTCGCCGGGCGGCTCGGCCTCTCGCGGCCCACGGTGCGGCAGGCCATCCAGTCCCTCGTCGACAAGGGGCTGCTCGTGCGGCGGCGGGGCGTCGGGACGCAGGTCGTGCACAGCCAGGTCAAGCGGCCCCTGGAGCTCAGCAGTCTCTACGACGACCTGGAGGCCGCGGGGCAGCGGCCCGAGACCCGGGTCCTGCGCGCCGCCCTGGAACCCGCCACCGCCGAGGTCGCGGCGGCGCTCGGGGTCGCCGAGGGCGACGAGGTGCACCTCGTCGAACGGCTCCGGCTCGCGCACGGCGAACCCATGGCCCACCTGCGCAACCACCTGCCCACCGGCCTCCTCGACCTCGACCCGGCACGCCTGGAGGCCACCGGCCTCTACCGCCTCATGCGCGCCGCGGGCCTCACCCTGCACAGCGCCCGCCAGTCCGTCGGCGCCCGCGCCGCCACCGCCGACGAGGCGGAACTGCTCACCGAGCCGATGGGCGCCCCACTGCTCACGATGCGGCGCACGACGTTCGACGACACGGGACGCGCCGTCGAATTCGGCTCACACGTCTACCGGGCCTCGCGGTACTCCTTCGAGTTCCAGCTCCTCGTACGGCCGTAG
- a CDS encoding SAM-dependent methyltransferase, whose product MHGAGDRIDTSTAHSARVYDYILGGKDHYPVDAAAGDTMCEHWPALPVHMLENRRFMHRAGRYLAEEQGIRQFLDIGTGLPTAPNLHEVAQEVAPESHVVYVDNDPIVLAHARALLQSTPEGATAYIDADMHDPDAILDSAEFRELIDLGEPVGLMVIGILHFILPPDDRRLVQRLLEPLPSGSFLAMTIGTADFAPDEVGRVAEEYAAQGMPMALRDLPTATSFFDGMELVDPGVTQVHKWRPGPEQAGIDDSAIAMYGAVARKP is encoded by the coding sequence ATCCTGGGCGGCAAGGACCACTACCCCGTGGATGCCGCGGCGGGCGACACGATGTGCGAGCACTGGCCCGCGCTGCCGGTGCACATGCTGGAGAACCGCCGCTTCATGCACCGCGCCGGGCGCTACCTCGCCGAGGAGCAGGGAATCCGCCAATTCCTCGACATAGGAACCGGGTTGCCCACGGCGCCCAACCTCCACGAGGTGGCCCAGGAGGTGGCACCCGAGTCGCACGTGGTCTACGTCGACAACGACCCCATCGTCCTGGCCCACGCCCGCGCCCTCCTGCAGAGCACACCCGAGGGTGCGACGGCGTACATCGACGCGGACATGCACGACCCGGACGCCATCCTGGACAGCGCGGAGTTCCGCGAGCTGATCGACCTGGGGGAGCCGGTCGGCCTCATGGTCATCGGCATCCTCCACTTCATCCTGCCCCCGGACGACCGCCGCCTCGTCCAGCGCCTCCTGGAACCGCTGCCCTCGGGCAGCTTCCTGGCCATGACCATCGGCACCGCGGACTTCGCCCCCGACGAGGTGGGCCGGGTCGCCGAGGAGTACGCAGCGCAGGGCATGCCCATGGCCCTGCGCGACCTGCCGACGGCCACGTCGTTCTTCGACGGCATGGAACTGGTCGACCCGGGCGTCACCCAGGTCCACAAGTGGCGCCCCGGCCCGGAGCAGGCGGGCATCGACGACAGCGCGATCGCGATGTACGGGGCGGTGGCCCGCAAGCCCTGA